A part of Vigna radiata var. radiata cultivar VC1973A chromosome 11, Vradiata_ver6, whole genome shotgun sequence genomic DNA contains:
- the LOC106776568 gene encoding G-type lectin S-receptor-like serine/threonine-protein kinase LECRK2: MSLAIFFPSILLLLSFLNGFHAIVQPNTSIXXXXXXXXXXXXXXXXXXXXXXXSGLFLVGIWFGRISDITLAWYLSPPVEPNSQIQFTSAGNLVVVHPNGTTANTIYDSAEGGAATSADMQDDGNFVIKDSNLVSVWQSFNYPTNTILPGQSLLSTKTLYSKGIGPSNYSLGSFVLQMQDDGDLVLKAYKWLDPPYWYISTITSNVTLVFNVTTALMYLVGGTGNIYSITNTTPTPVEDYYHRAVIDENGNFQHYAYHRRNGSGWSRVWRAVEDPCRVNVVCGVYGLCTSPDNESVKCQCIPGYIPLDDQDISKGCRPPAVINYCAENNFKLQVFDDTDFHFDTHLVRLAGVDFESCKKDVIDDCNIVAATYDHSTSTCAKKRLPLLNARNSSSSKGLKALLKVGNRIESGTYKHPKKKFFNVRVLLKVLVVVTATLACFFGALAVYYHPFTRRLTRKKKHLNATAIGINFREFTFQELHEATDGFTKILGKGASGRVYCGALVIDDAEIDVAVKKLEKKKEKSESEFTTELKIIGLTHHRNLVRLLGFCTESDHLILVYELMPNGALSSFLFGEGERPQWGQRIEMALGIARGLLYLHEECNTQIIHCDIKPENVLLDANYTAKIADFGLSKLLNKDQTRTNTNLRGTIGYLAPEWLRSGPVTAKVDIYSFGVMLLEIICCRRHVEICEDGKDSEDYDLVLSNWVLRCVVSKELKLVVRNDSEVLNDFNRFEEMALVGLWCVHPNPALRPLMKQVMQMLDGTVEVGVPPLVYEQMMADHGL; the protein is encoded by the exons ATGTCTTTGGCTATCTTTTTCCCTTCCATTCTCCTACTACTTTCATTTCTGAATGGTTTCCATGCCATTGTACAACCAAACACCAGCATC NNNNNNNNNNNNNNNNNNNNNNNNNNNNNNNNNNNNNNNNNNNNNNNNNNNNNNNNNNNNNNNNNNNNNAGTGGTCTCTTTCTTGTGGGAATATGGTTTGGGAGAATCTCAGATATAACACTCGCATGGTACCTCTCTCCCCCTGTGGAACCAAATTCCCAAATCCAATTCACTTCTGCAGGAAACCTCGTCGTAGTACACCCAAATGGGACTACTGCTAACACCATATACGATTCAGCAGAAGGCGGTGCTGCAACTTCTGCTGACATGCAAGATGATGGCAATTTTGTGATCAAGGACTCCAACTTAGTGTCTGTGTGGCAGAGTTTCAACTATCCAACCAACACTATCTTACCGGGCCAAAGCTTGCTGAGTACTAAAACCCTCTATTCCAAGGGCATAGGACCTTCAAACTACTCGTTGGGAAGCTTCGTGTTACAAATGCAAGATGATGGCGACTTGGTGCTCAAAGCGTACAAGTGGTTAGACCCTCCATACTGGTACATTTCAACCATAACCTCCAATGTGACTTTGGTGTTTAATGTTACCACTGCTCTCATGTACCTCGTCGGCGGCACTGGGAACATCTACTCTATAACCAACACCACTCCAACCCCGGTGGAGGATTATTACCATCGTGCCGTAATAGATGAGAATGGGAATTTCCAGCATTATGCATATCACAGAAGGAACGGGAGCGGGTGGAGCAGGGTTTGGAGAGCAGTGGAGGATCCCTGCAGAGTGAATGTTGTCTGTGGTGTGTATGGCTTGTGCACTTCTCCTGACAATGAATCAGTCAAGTGTCAGTGTATTCCAGGTTATATCCCTTTGGATGATCAAGATATTTCAAAAGGGTGTCGCCCACCAGCTGTCATCAATTACTGTGCAGAGAACAACTTCAAGCTCCAGGTCTTTGACGACACAGATTTCCATTTTGATACTCATCTTGTTAGGTTAGCTGGTGTTGACTTCGAAAGTTGTAAGAAGGACGTAATAGATGATTGTAACATTGTTGCTGCAACTTATGACCATTCCACCTCAACATGTGCAAAGAAGAGACTGCCCTTACTGAATGCTAGAAATAGCTCTTCTTCAAAGGGACTGAAAGCACTGCTTAAGGTTGGTAACAGGATTGAGTCTGGAACATATAAACATCCaaagaagaaatttttcaatGTAAGAGTCCTCTTGAAGGTTCTTGTTGTAGTTACTGCAACTCTTGCCTGTTTCTTTGGTGCCCTTGCTGTCTACTATCATCCTTTCACTCGGAGACTgacaagaaaaaagaagcatCTGAACGCAACAGCTATCGGAATCAACTTCAGAGAATTTACCTTTCAGGAGCTGCATGAAGCAACAGACGGATTTACTAAGATTCTTGGAAAGGGAGCTTCTGGCAGAGTGTACTGTGGTGCTTTAGTGATAGATGATGCAGAGATTGATGTAGCAGTAAAGAAactggaaaagaaaaaagagaaaagtgaaAGTGAATTCACGACTGAGCTCAAAATTATTGGTCTTACCCATCATAGAAATTTGGTGAGGCTTTTGGGCTTTTGCACTGAGAGTGACCATCTGATTCTTGTGTATGAGTTGATGCCAAATGGCGCCCTCTCTAGTTTTTTGTTTGGAGAGGGAGAAAGGCCTCAATGGGGGCAGAGGATTGAAATGGCTCTTGGAATCGCACGAGGCTTGCTATACTTGCACGAAGAATGCAACACCCAAATCATACATTGCGACATAAAGCCCGAAAATGTGTTACTTGATGCCAATTACACAGCAAAGATTGCAGATTTTGGGCTGTCGAAGCTTTTGAACAAAGATCAAACTAGAACAAACACTAACTTAAGAGGAACGATAGGATACCTAGCACCTGAATGGCTAAGGAGTGGACCAGTAACTGCTAAAGTTGACATATACAGTTTTGGGGTTATGTTATTGGAGATTATTTGTTGCAGGAGGCACGTTGAGATTTGTGAGGATGGAAAAGACAGTGAAGATTATGATTTGGTTCTTTCAAATTGGGTTTTAAGGTGTGTGGTGTCCAAGGAACTAAAGCTAGTGGTGAGAAATGACTCGGAAGTTTTGAATGATTTCAATAGGTTTGAGGAAATGGCCTTGGTTGGACTATGGTGTGTTCATCCAAATCCTGCTTTAAGACCTCTGATGAAGCAAGTTATGCAAATGCTAGACGGAACCGTGGAAGTTGGTGTTCCTCCTTTGGTTTATGAGCAGATGATGGCAGATCATGGCCTGTAG
- the LOC106776569 gene encoding G-type lectin S-receptor-like serine/threonine-protein kinase LECRK1, with the protein MNECIYHHDTALVLIALRSSFLPKMAIQILLFVAFLLCSFASGNEVNSIQLGSTILAGTDSSWRSSSGDYAFGFYRLTSGRYLVGIWFDKIPNKTLVWSANRDNLVEIGSYINLTRSGQFVLQPLNGASFPIYEGTNTASAVMQNDGNFVLKNALSNVIWQSFDSPTDTLLLGQTLNASRKLYSNANGSVDYSTGQYSLEIQQSDGNILLKAYRFTDSAYWWSGTAQNTGVRIIFNSTTAFLYAVNATNQIIYDMITEVEGAIEDYYHRVLVDDKGNFQKLIYHKENGDEWRSVWQAVKEPCTVTALCGVYGFCNTTDSETHSYSCGCLPGYTPLDPTAPSKGCYLSEVKDLCPANSSGSNFMVEAKEIQDADIPNEGYVSFDLVVLNNMDLDGCKKELLDDCLCMAAVSKGSDCYKKKWPIINAVRTIPKTNNSVILVKVPLVANDKESSSLVILIVALISCSLLAALFVATTIYHHPVFLYILHKQAPPKPKPKPMDINLKAFSFQQLREATNGFKDKLGRGAYGTVYGGVLNLEDQQVDVAVKQLEQVDDQGDKEFVTEVQVIALTHHRNLVGLLGFCNEQSHRLLVYEKMEKGTLSNFLFGEGDKPSWESRVRIVLEIARGLLYLHEECDNQIIHCDIKPQNVLLDSSYTAKISDFGLAKLLMKDKTRTNTNARGTVGYMAPEWLKNAPVTTKVDIYSFGVMLLEIIFCRKHIELHQIEDETMGDDLILIDWVMYLAKENNLRPPVIHHLEVESDIKRFERMAMVGLCCVNPNPTLRPSMKIVVQMLEGNVEVGVPTIDS; encoded by the coding sequence ATGAATGAATGTATATATCATCACGATACAGCTTTAGTTTTGATTGCATTGCGTAGCTCTTTCCTACCAAAAATGGCTATCCAAATTCTTCTCTTTGTTGCCTTCCTTCTATGTTCCTTTGCTTCTGGGAATGAGGTTAACTCAATCCAACTGGGGTCCACCATCTTGGCTGGCACCGATTCATCTTGGCGATCATCCTCTGGTGATTATGCCTTTGGATTCTATCGCCTCACTAGTGGACGCTATCTTGTTGGAATTTGGTTTgacaaaattccaaataaaacgTTAGTTTGGTCTGCAAACCGTGACAACCTAGTTGAAATTGGATCATACATCAATCTCACACGAAGTGGGCAGTTTGTGCTCCAACCTCTCAACGGGGCTTCATTTCCCATCTACGAAGGAACAAACACAGCATCAGCAGTGATGCAGAATGACGGGAATTTCGTCTTGAAGAATGCACTTTCTAACGTTATATGGCAGAGCTTTGATTCACCCACGGATACTCTTCTATTAGGCCAAACTTTGAATGCCAGTCGAAAGCTCTACTCCAATGCCAATGGATCAGTTGACTACTCAACTGGACAATATAGTTTGGAGATTCAGCAATCTGATGGCAACATTCTTCTTAAAGCTTACCGGTTCACGGATTCTGCCTACTGGTGGAGTGGCACTGCCCAAAACACAGGTGTGAGAATTATTTTCAATAGCACAACAGCTTTTCTTTACGCGGTCAATGCCAccaatcaaattatatatgacATGATTACCGAGGTAGAGGGTGCAATCGAAGATTACTATCACCGTGTGTTGGTGGATGACAAAGGAAACTTTCAGAAGTTGATTTACCACAAAGAAAATGGAGATGAGTGGAGATCTGTCTGGCAGGCAGTAAAAGAGCCTTGCACTGTGACTGCTCTTTGTGGGGTGTATGGCTTCTGCAATACAACTGATTCTGAAACCCATTCATACAGTTGTGGATGCTTACCTGGCTATACTCCTTTGGATCCAACAGCACCTTCCAAGGGCTGCTATCTCAGTGAGGTCAAGGACTTGTGTCCTGCAAATTCTTCTGGCTCTAACTTTATGGTGGAAGCGAAAGAGATCCAAGATGCTGATATACCAAACGAGGGCTACGTTTCTTTTGATCTAGTAGTCTTGAATAACATGGATCTGGATGGATGCAAGAAAGAATTGTTGGATGATTGTCTCTGCATGGCTGCAGTTTCAAAGGGCAGTGATTGCTATAAGAAAAAATGGCCAATTATAAATGCCGTAAGAACCATCCCTAAAACTAATAATAGTGTGATACTGGTTAAAGTTCCTCTGGTTGCCAATGATAAGGAATCATCATCTTTGGTTATTTTGATAGTGGCTCTCATCTCTTGTTCACTACTTGCTGCATTGTTTGTAGCTACTACCATATATCATCACCCCGTTTTTCTGTATATCTTACATAAACAGGCACCACCAAAGCCCAAGCCAAAGCCGATGGATATCAATCTGAAGGCATTTTCATTCCAACAGCTGAGAGAAGCAACAAACGGATTCAAAGACAAACTTGGTCGAGGAGCCTATGGTACAGTGTATGGTGGGGTTTTAAACTTGGAGGATCAACAGGTTGATGTTGCTGTCAAACAACTTGAGCAAGTAGACGACCAAGGTGATAAAGAATTCGTGACAGAAGTTCAAGTTATTGCTCTCACTCATCACAGAAATCTTGTTGGGCTATTGGGCTTTTGCAATGAACAGAGTCATAGGCTTCTGGTCTAtgagaaaatggaaaaaggaaCACTATCCAACTTCCTTTTCGGGGAAGGGGATAAACCCAGCTGGGAGAGTAGAGTCAGAATTGTGCTTGAAATTGCAAGAGGCTTGTTATATCTGCACGAAGAGTGTGACAATCAAATCATCCACTGTGATATAAAGCCTCAGAATGTTCTGCTTGACTCTAGTTACACTGCAAAGATCTCAGATTTTGGACTGGCAAAGTTGCTAATGAAGGATAAAACTCGAACAAACACCAATGCTAGAGGAACAGTGGGATATATGGCACCAGAATGGCTAAAAAATGCACCTGTTACTACAAAGGTAGATATCTACAGCTTTGGTGTGATGTTGTTGGAAATCATATTTTGCAGAAAACACATCGAGTTGCATCAAATTGAGGATGAAACAATGGGTGATGACTTGATACTAATAGATTGGGTTATGTATCtggcaaaagaaaacaatttaagACCACCAGTTATTCATCATCTTGAAGTTGAAAGTGATATCAAGAGGTTT
- the LOC106777139 gene encoding heat shock 70 kDa protein 8, whose amino-acid sequence MAEPAYIVTSDSETTTGEEKSSTFSEIAIGIDIGTSQCSVAMWSGSGVELLKNTGNQKTMKSFVTFKGNTPSGGVSSQLSYEDEMLSGASIFNMKRLIGRVDTDPVVQACKNLPFLVQTLDIGVRPFIAALGNNVWRSTTPEEVLAIFLVELRAMIEAQLKRRIRNVVLTVPVSFSRFQLTRIERSCAMAGLHVLRLMPEPTAVALLYAQQQQQSSHDNMGSGMEKIALIFNMGAGYCDVAVTATAGGVSQIKALAGSTIGGEDLLQNMMRHLLPESENLFRNHGVSEIKRMGLLRVATQDAIHQLSSLNSVRVDVDLGDDVKICKTVHREEFEEVNRKVFEKCESLIIQCLKDAKVEVEDLNDVIIVGGCSYIPRVKSLVANVCRRKELYKGMHPLEAAVCGAAVEGAVASGINDPLGNLDLLTIQATPLAIGIRADGNKFMPVIPKDTAIPARKELVFTTVHDNQTEALIIVYEGEGEKAEENHLLGYFKIMGIPAAPKGIPEINVCMDINAANVLRVLAGVVMPGSRKPAVPVMEVRMPSVDDGHGWCAEALNRSYGATLDLVTLRKIAL is encoded by the coding sequence ATGGCGGAACCTGCATATATTGTCACGTCTGACAGTGAAACCACCACCGGAGAAGAAAAGTCATCTACTTTTTCTGAAATAGCAATTGGAATTGATATTGGCACATCACAATGTAGTGTTGCTATGTGGAGTGGTTCCGGAGTGGAGCTCTTGAAGAACACAGGGAATCAAAAGACTATGAAATCGTTTGTAACTTTCAAAGGTAACACCCCTTCTGGTGGAGTCAGCAGTCAACTCTCCTACGAGGATGAGATGTTGTCTGGAGCCTCGATTTTCAACATGAAACGCCTGATAGGCAGAGTTGATACCGACCCAGTTGTCCAGGCGTGTAAGAATCTCCCATTTCTAGTGCAGACCTTGGACATCGGTGTTCGTCCATTTATTGCCGCATTAGGGAACAATGTGTGGAGATCCACCACTCCAGAAGAAGTCCTGGCGATATTTCTGGTGGAATTAAGAGCAATGATTGAAGCTCAGCTGAAACGACGAATAAGAAATGTGGTTTTAACAGTTCCAGTTTCGTTCAGTCGATTTCAGCTAACCCGGATAGAGCGCTCCTGTGCCATGGCTGGTCTTCATGTTCTGAGGTTGATGCCTGAACCAACAGCTGTGGCTTTGTTGTATGCTCAGCAACAACAGCAAAGTTCTCATGACAATATGGGCAGTGGAATGGAGAAAATTGCTCTAATTTTCAATATGGGTGCTGGTTATTGTGATGTTGCTGTCACTGCTACAGCTGGAGGAGTTTCACAGATTAAAGCCTTGGCAGGAAGTACCATTGGTGGTGAAGATTTGCTTCAGAATATGATGCGCCATCTGTTGCCAGAATCTGAAAATCTATTTCGAAATCATGGAGTCAGCGAAATTAAGCGGATGGGCCTGCTACGAGTTGCAACCCAGGATGCAATTCACCAGCTTTCCTCTCTGAACAGCGTTCGGGTTGATGTAGATTTGGGAGATGATGTGAAGATATGCAAAACTGTTCACCGAGAGGAATTTGAGGAGGTTAACAGAAAGGTGTTTGAGAAATGTGAAAGCCTTATCATTCAGTGTTTGAAAGATGCCAAGGTAGAAGTTGAAGATTTAAATGATGTGATAATTGTAGGTGGATGCTCTTATATCCCCAGGGTGAAGAGTCTTGTTGCTAACGTTTGTAGAAGGAAGGAACTTTATAAAGGGATGCATCCTTTGGAAGCTGCTGTTTGCGGTGCAGCAGTGGAAGGAGCAGTCGCTTCAGGCATCAATGATCCCTTGGGGAACTTGGACTTGTTAACTATCCAAGCTACACCTCTTGCCATTGGGATTCGTGCTGATGGAAACAAATTTATGCCCGTAATTCCGAAAGATACTGCAATACCAGCGCGAAAGGAGCTAGTTTTCACAACAGTTCATGATAATCAAACGGAGGCATTGATTATTGTCTATGAAGGTGAGGGGGAAAAGGCCGAAGAAAACCATCTGTTGGGATATTTCAAGATAATGGGAATACCTGCGGCGCCTAAAGGTATCCCAGAAATCAATGTGTGCATGGACATAAACGCTGCAAACGTGCTAAGAGTTTTAGCTGGTGTTGTGATGCCGGGTTCTCGCAAACCTGCTGTTCCTGTTATGGAAGTAAGGATGCCATCGGTGGATGACGGCCATGGTTGGTGCGCTGAGGCACTAAATAGAAGCTATGGTGCCACACTTGATTTGGTTACTCTCCGAAAAATCGCATTATGA
- the LOC106776567 gene encoding G-type lectin S-receptor-like serine/threonine-protein kinase LECRK4 — protein sequence MAIQFLLFVAFLLSSFAYGIDANSVQLGSTIVAGTNSSWRSSSEDYAFGFYHLNSGRYLVGIWFDKIPNKTLVWSANRDNPVEIGSYINLTRSGQFVLQPLNGTSFSIYEGSNTASAVMQNDGNLVLKNALSNVIWQSFDSPTDTLLLGQTLNASRNLYSNANGSVDYSTGQYSLEIQQSDGNILLKAYRFTDSAYWWSDTVQNTGVRIIFDNTTAFLYAVNATHQIIFNMTTEVEDAIEDYYHRVVVDDKGNFQKWIYLKENGSEWRSVWKAVTEPCTVTALCGVYGFCNTTDSDNHTYTCGCLPGYTPLDPTAPSKGCYLSEVKDLCAGNSSGSNFMVEVKEIQHADIPNHGYVFFDLQVLSGVDQETCKKELLADCLCMVAVSLGNNCFKKKWPIVNAARIFPKTSNSVMLVKVPRVANDKESSSLAVLIVALVSCSLLAALFIATAIYHHPFYQHLMHKEAPPKPKTKPMDINLKVFSFQQLREATNGFKDKLGRGAYGTVYGGILNLEGQQVQVAVKKLEQVEDQGDKEFETEVQVIALTHHRNLVGLLGFCNEQSHRLLVYEKMEKGTLSNFLFGEGDKPSWESRVRIVLEIARGLLYLHEECDNQIIHCDIKPQNVLLDSSYTAKISDFGLAKLLMKDKTRTNTNARGTVGYMAPEWLKNAPVTTKVDIYSFGVMLLEIIFCRKHIELHQIEDETMGDDLILIDWVMYLAKENNLRAPVIHHLEVESDIKRFERMAMVGLCCVNPNPTLRPSMKIVVQMLEGNVGVGVPTIDS from the coding sequence ATGGCTATCcaatttcttctctttgttGCCTTCCTTCTATCTTCCTTTGCTTATGGGATTGATGCTAACTCAGTCCAACTGGGGTCCACCATCGTGGCTGGTACCAATTCATCTTGGCGATCATCCTCTGAGGATTATGCCTTTGGATTCTATCACCTCAATAGTGGCCGCTATCTTGTTGGAATTTGGTTTgacaaaattccaaataaaacatTGGTTTGGTCTGCAAACCGTGACAACCCAGTTGAAATTGGATCATACATTAATCTCACACGAAGTGGCCAATTTGTGCTCCAACCTCTCAATGGGACTTCATTTTCCATCTACGAAGGATCAAACACAGCATCAGCAGTGATGCAGAATGACGGGAATTTGGTCTTGAAGAATGCACTTTCCAACGTTATATGGCAGAGCTTTGATTCACCCACGGATACTCTTCTATTAGGCCAAACTTTGAATGCCAGTCGAAATCTCTACTCCAATGCCAATGGATCAGTTGACTACTCAACTGGACAATACAGTTTGGAGATTCAGCAATCTGATGGCAACATTCTTCTTAAAGCTTACCGGTTCACGGATTCTGCTTACTGGTGGAGTGACACTGTCCAAAACACAGGTGTGAGAATTATTTTCGACAACACAACAGCTTTTCTTTACGCGGTCAATGCAACCCaccaaattatatttaacatgaCCACCGAGGTAGAGGATGCAATCGAAGATTACTATCACCGTGTGGTGGTGGATGACAAGGGAAACTTTCAAAAGTGGATTTACCTTAAAGAGAATGGAAGTGAGTGGAGATCCGTGTGGAAGGCAGTAACAGAGCCTTGCACTGTGACTGCCCTTTGTGGGGTGTATGGCTTTTGCAATACAACTGATTCCGACAACCATACATATACCTGTGGATGCTTACCTGGTTATACTCCTTTGGATCCAACAGCACCCTCCAAGGGGTGCTATCTTAGTGAGGTTAAGGACTTGTGTGCTGGAAATTCTTCTGGCTCTAACTTTATGGTGGAAGTGAAAGAGATTCAACATGCTGATATACCAAACCATGGTTATGTTTTTTTTGATCTACAAGTCTTGAGTGGCGTGGATCAGGAAACATGCAAGAAAGAATTGTTGGCTGATTGTCTCTGCATGGTTGCCGTTTCACTTGGCAATAATTGCTTTAAGAAAAAATGGCCAATTGTAAATGCCGCAAGAATCTTCCCTAAAACTAGTAATAGTGTGATGCTGGTTAAAGTTCCTCGGGTTGCCAATGATAAGGAGTCATCGTCTTTGGCTGTTTTGATAGTGGCTCTCGTCTCTTGTTCACTGCTTGCTGCATTGTTTATAGCTACTGCCATTTATCATCACCCATTTTATCAGCATCTCATGCACAAAGAAGCACCACCAAAGCCAAAGACAAAGCCTATGGATATCAATCTAAAGGTATTTTCATTCCAACAGCTGAGAGAAGCAACAAATGGATTCAAAGACAAACTTGGTCGAGGAGCTTATGGTACAGTATATGGCGGGATTTTAAACTTGGAAGGTCAACAGGTTCAGGTTGCTGTCAAAAAACTGGAGCAAGTAGAAGACCAAGGTGATAAAGAATTTGAGACAGAAGTTCAAGTTATTGCTCTCACTCATCACAGAAATCTTGTTGGGCTATTGGGCTTTTGCAATGAACAGAGTCATAGGCTTCTGGTCTAtgagaaaatggaaaaaggaaCACTATCCAACTTCCTTTTCGGGGAAGGGGATAAACCCAGCTGGGAGAGTAGAGTCAGAATTGTGCTTGAAATTGCAAGAGGCTTGTTATATTTGCATGAAGAGTGTGACAATCAAATCATCCACTGTGATATAAAGCCTCAGAATGTTCTGCTTGACTCTAGTTACACTGCAAAGATCTCAGATTTTGGACTGGCAAAGTTGCTAATGAAGGATAAAACTCGAACAAACACCAATGCTAGAGGAACAGTGGGATATATGGCACCAGAATGGCTAAAAAATGCACCTGTTACTACAAAGGTNGATATCTACAGCTTTGGTGTGATGTTGTTGGAAATCATATTTTGCAGAAAACACATCGAGTTGCATCAAATTGAGGATGAAACAATGGGTGATGACTTGATACTAATAGATTGGGTTATGTATCtggcaaaagaaaacaatttaagAGCACCAGTTATTCATCATCTTGAAGTTGAAAGTGATATCAAGAGGTTTGAAAGAATGGCAATGGTTGGATTATGTTGTGTAAACCCCAATCCAACTCTTCGACCGTCTATGAAAATTGTGGTACAGATGTTGGAAGGAAATGTCGGAGTGGGAGTCCCAACAATAGACTCATAG